CGCTGCTGGTCAACGGGGGAGCGATCCGCAACCTGACCCGCATCGTCAACGGTATGGGCCGGGTGGTCGGCGGGAAGGGGGAGGACCTCAACCGGTTCGTCGACGACTCCACCCGGCTGGTCCGCAGCCTGTCGGCGCGCTCGGAGGCGATCAAGGCCGCGCTGACCCGGACCGGGGATCTGGCCGCACTGCTGGCCGAGCGGCAGCGCTCGATCGACGCCGCGCTGGCGGCCGCGGCCCCGGCGTTGGGAGCCGTCGGCGACAACACCGACCGGATCGTCGAGCTCAGCGCGCAGCTGAACCGAATCGCGCTGCAACTGGCCAAACTTCCGTCGGTGCGCGGTGAGGAGTCGCGCAGCATGCTGGCCGACATCAACACCATCTCCCACGGCCTCAACGAGGCGTCCCTGGCGCCGGGGGCATCGCTGCACAACTTCAACCGGATGTTCGGCCCGATCCTCAAAACCACCAACTCGACCGCGGCTAACGTCGAGATCGACCTCGCCGACCTGGCCGTCGGTGCGTTCGCCGACCCGTACCATCCCGCCGATCCGGGCAGCCGCGGCATGCCGACCCGGGAGGACTTCCGCAACCTGGTCGGCAGCATCTCCTACGAGCTGCTCATGGTGCGCAACAAGTTCTGGGGCCCGCCCACCCCGCCGCCGGGTAATGTGCCGCCGCCCAACCTGATCGGGCCCGCACCCGACAAACTGACACCCGCCCCGCCGCCGCCCGGGCTCAAGCCGCCGCCGCCCACCGCGCCGCCGGGCGCGTCGCTGGAGGAACCGCCGCGATGAGGTGGTTGGTGAGCGCGGTGCGGTGGGCCCGGGAGCGGCGGCTGGGCCTGTCGGCCGCCGCGATCGCGGTGATGTTCGTGGTCGGGGTGGTCTACCTGCTGTTCGGCACGCTGCGGATCAACCCGGTCGCGCGGGACACCATCGTGCGGGTCCACCTCGACGAGACCGGCGGCCTGCTGCCGGATCAGGATGTGACGCTGCGCGGGGTTCCGGTGGGCCGGGTGCGCTCGATCGAGCTGACCGAGTCCGGCGCGGTGGCGATCGCGGCGATCCGTCCCGGGGTGCGCATCCCGGCCGACGCCGAGGCCCGGGTGTCGGCACTGTCGCCGGCCGGCGAGCAGTACCTGGATTTCCGCGCCGACCACAACGACGGGCCCTACCTCGCCGGCGGGGACGAGATCGACAGCAGCCGCACCAGGATCCCGGTCAGCCTCGCCAAACTGCTCGGCGACCTGGACGGGACGCTCGAGCAGGTCGACACCGCGCAGCTGTCGGCGGTGCTCGACGAGCTGCGGGTCGGCCCGGAGGGCCCGGAGAAGCTCGCCGCGATCCTCGACGGCGGGGCGTTTCTGCTCTCGACGCTGGACTCGGTGCTGCCGCAGACCGTCCGGCTGCTCCGCAACAGCAAGGTGGTGCTCGGGTCGGTGCGCGACGTCAGCCCCGGATTAGCTTCCACCGCAACTGATCTGGCGACCATCATGAACGGCGCCGAGCAGATGACCGGCGGGTACGCCACGCTGCTGGACCGCGCTCCGGAGGTGTACTCCGGAATCGACGCGCTGATCGCCGACAACTCGCCGACCATGGTGGCGCTGCTCGGCAACCTCACCACGGTGTCGCAGATGATCCACAAGCGGGTGCCGGCACTCGAGGAGTTCTTCTTCCCGCAGTACCGCGGCTCGGCGCTCGACGCGGTCGCCAGCACCTTCCGTGACGGCGGGGTCTGGGGCGCGGTGAGCCTGTACTCCCGCTACGGCTGCGACTACAACCTGCCGCAGGCCCCGCCGACGCTGACCGATTTTCCCGAGCCCTACCTGTACACCTACTGCCCGAACCCCGACCCGAAGTATCTGGTGCGCGGGGCCCGCAACGCACCACACCCGCCCGGGGAGGAAGGTCTGGCGGGCCCGCCGCCGGGGGCACACCCGCTGCAGCGCTCCGATCCGACGCCGGTCGGGCGCTACACCATCCCCACCCCGTTCGGCGGCCCGATCCTGCCGCTGCCCCCGCCGCCGAGCGGCCCGTGAGCAGAGAGGAAGTCGACGACGATGACCAGCTGTGAACTCGCCCAGGACCCCGACACCGCGCCCGGCACCGTGGATCGCGACGAACCCGCGCCCGACGCCGTGCCGCGGCGGTCCCGGCGGTGGCCCGGCCGGCGCGCGGTGGGACTGGCGGCGGGCGCGGTGGTGACGGCGGGACTGATCGCCACCATTACGGTGCTGGCCAGTGACCTGTACGAGCGGCGCGCCGTGGAGCACGCCGAACAGCAGGCGCTCGCCGCCGCCCAGCAGTACGCGGCGATCCTCACCAGCGTGGACAGCGCCCACCTCGACGAGAACTTCGAGGCCGTACTCGACGGTGCCACCGGCGAATTCAAGAAGATGTACAGCGAGTCGAGCAACCACCTCAAGCAGTTGCTCATCGACAACGACGCCAAGGCGGACGGCAAGGTCGTCGCCGCCGGTATCAAGTCGGCGAGCCGGGACCGGGTGGAGGTGATGCTGTTCGTCGATCAGGAGGTCAGCAACAAACACCTCCCCGAACCGCGATTGGACCGCAGCCGGATCATCATGACCATGAACAAGGTCGACGGCCGTTGGCTGGCCGGCGACGTGGTGGTGCCGTGATCCGGCCCGCCGCCCTGCTGACCGGGCTGGTGCTGGTCGCGGCGACCGTCTCCGGGACGCTCCCGGTGCCCGGCCTGCTGACCACCGCCGCCGCCGACCCGGTGTCCAACGGCGTCACCTACACCGTCGTTCCCGACGTGCGCGCCGGGGTGGCGCCGAACGGCCTGGGGGACTGGGTGGTCGAGTACGAGAAGCTCGCCGGCGGGGATCCCGCGATCACCGATGCGATCAACCGGATCCTCGACGACGAGGCCAACGGCCAGGTGTGGCTCTACGCCGCCACCGCGAGCAAGACCTCACCGTGGACGTTCCGCACCCGGGGTCGGCTGCAGTTCCGGCCGCTCACCATCGCCGAGCTGTGGCAGGGGCAGTACAACGCGACCGAATTGCCCAACATGCCGGTCGACACCGTCGCCACCCGGGTGTTCGGTGCGCGCAGCGGCGCCCAGATCGTCTGGAAGAACCTGTTCGTCGACGAGCAGGCGGGTCTGAAACGGCTGGGCGAGTTGACCAAACAGACCCTGCCGCAGGCGTATCCGACCCCGCCGCTGGGCGGATGGGGTGAGTACTACACGGGCTGGGCCCCGGTGGAGCGCAACTTCCGGTTCTGGATCCCCGTCGACGGCGGCATCCAGCTGTTCTTCCCGGA
The window above is part of the Mycolicibacterium hassiacum DSM 44199 genome. Proteins encoded here:
- a CDS encoding MlaD family protein, with the protein product MNQPGKSKKQPEPVRRRPLRDRPLRALAALGMVGVLTGCSVGLEQLPLPAPSVGTDTYRLTATFANALNLPAKAKVRLSGADVGEVESMTARDYTAVVTMRIAAGVQIPAGTRAELRSATPLGDVFVALTPPPAGSGPLTPLPPGAELPADSTASAATVEDVLSTAALLVNGGAIRNLTRIVNGMGRVVGGKGEDLNRFVDDSTRLVRSLSARSEAIKAALTRTGDLAALLAERQRSIDAALAAAAPALGAVGDNTDRIVELSAQLNRIALQLAKLPSVRGEESRSMLADINTISHGLNEASLAPGASLHNFNRMFGPILKTTNSTAANVEIDLADLAVGAFADPYHPADPGSRGMPTREDFRNLVGSISYELLMVRNKFWGPPTPPPGNVPPPNLIGPAPDKLTPAPPPPGLKPPPPTAPPGASLEEPPR
- a CDS encoding MlaD family protein, with amino-acid sequence MRWLVSAVRWARERRLGLSAAAIAVMFVVGVVYLLFGTLRINPVARDTIVRVHLDETGGLLPDQDVTLRGVPVGRVRSIELTESGAVAIAAIRPGVRIPADAEARVSALSPAGEQYLDFRADHNDGPYLAGGDEIDSSRTRIPVSLAKLLGDLDGTLEQVDTAQLSAVLDELRVGPEGPEKLAAILDGGAFLLSTLDSVLPQTVRLLRNSKVVLGSVRDVSPGLASTATDLATIMNGAEQMTGGYATLLDRAPEVYSGIDALIADNSPTMVALLGNLTTVSQMIHKRVPALEEFFFPQYRGSALDAVASTFRDGGVWGAVSLYSRYGCDYNLPQAPPTLTDFPEPYLYTYCPNPDPKYLVRGARNAPHPPGEEGLAGPPPGAHPLQRSDPTPVGRYTIPTPFGGPILPLPPPPSGP